In Candidatus Omnitrophota bacterium, a genomic segment contains:
- a CDS encoding radical SAM/SPASM domain-containing protein — MKNKAAEKEWKQLRYTRDPDEMIAGVVGKEYMEYRKRWERAGRLQVTGKYPTHLDFEFRYGCNLKCPYCILQIGSSELGENHPYHIRNKSLSITFEKFEEILKEGISHGLSSITIGGNNEPLLTRDVARYIKRARELGIVDVIMLTNATLLTEKISAELLDSGITKIYFSLDAIRQETYRIVRKGGDFGKVMKNIEYFLKLKKEKGQVLPITRVSFVKNKLNEAEAEEFAEYWKTKVDFLCFQAFVTPAYGYSGYETLRKKFQMENKELKEPGVCSQPYQRLTIYSDGSVHPCCRWYGSTIILGNINSESIYDIWNSAKMKKFRLAVNDSVPDNVPKECRICRKTIFGE; from the coding sequence ATGAAGAATAAGGCCGCGGAAAAGGAATGGAAGCAGCTACGGTATACCAGGGACCCGGACGAGATGATCGCCGGTGTAGTGGGTAAAGAGTATATGGAATACCGCAAGCGCTGGGAGCGCGCCGGCCGGTTGCAGGTGACCGGCAAATATCCGACGCATCTCGATTTCGAATTCCGGTACGGGTGTAACTTGAAATGCCCCTATTGCATACTCCAGATAGGGTCCTCGGAATTGGGCGAAAACCACCCTTATCACATCAGGAATAAGTCGCTCAGCATCACGTTCGAGAAGTTCGAGGAGATACTCAAAGAGGGTATATCGCATGGGCTTTCGTCCATTACGATAGGCGGCAATAATGAACCCCTGCTGACGCGAGATGTCGCCAGATACATAAAACGCGCCAGGGAACTGGGCATAGTAGATGTAATTATGCTTACCAACGCTACATTGCTTACGGAGAAGATCTCCGCAGAGCTGCTGGATTCCGGAATAACCAAGATATATTTCTCCCTGGACGCCATACGGCAAGAGACATACAGGATAGTGCGCAAGGGCGGCGATTTCGGTAAGGTCATGAAGAATATAGAATATTTCCTGAAACTGAAGAAAGAGAAAGGGCAGGTCCTGCCGATAACCAGGGTCTCTTTCGTAAAGAATAAGCTGAACGAGGCCGAAGCGGAAGAGTTTGCCGAGTACTGGAAAACAAAGGTCGATTTCCTTTGCTTCCAGGCGTTCGTGACGCCGGCCTACGGGTATTCGGGCTATGAGACGCTCCGGAAAAAGTTCCAGATGGAGAACAAGGAGCTGAAAGAACCGGGCGTCTGCAGCCAGCCTTACCAGCGCCTGACTATTTACAGCGACGGGTCCGTGCATCCCTGCTGCCGGTGGTACGGATCGACCATAATCCTGGGAAATATTAATTCAGAGAGTATCTATGATATATGGAATTCCGCAAAGATGAAAAAATTCAGGCTTGCGGTAAATGACAGCGTTCCGGATAATGTGCCCAAGGAATGCCGGATATGCAGGAAGACTATCTTTGGTGAATAG
- a CDS encoding radical SAM protein, giving the protein MKLLFVMYDNEGPKNSMPVGPCYVAAYAKENGYGDIAYYSQDVYHYPEEHLTKYLDDNRFDVVGIGFCAGYFQLKKIKMICDAIHKSKHRPFIVLGGHGPSPVPEFYIKYMGADATVSGDGELPFLNLVKALENKTPLSKVKGISYRDGDKVVVNEREAAIKDLDSLPFPLYELLPMEYYLAAKLAGQSATDRMIYLTPSRGCTYNCNFCQRLEPGIRLRSPGNIVEEIKKYKKDYNATFIHFVDELFMLSKKRIYDLTEAFLKADLNIKYFCTGRLNIADEEILGMMKRSGCAYIDYGIEQFDNAALAAMDKQQTEDDIIRGITATQKAGINIVFNIIFGNIGDTKKSLRKSIELLKKYNDYGQVRAIRPVTPYPGSPLYYYAIDKGLLKGPEDFYRKHTNLELPTVNFTSIPDKEFIDLMFEANKEILHDHYDHVRDETIETFRKVYYEKDASFRGTRH; this is encoded by the coding sequence ATGAAGTTGCTATTCGTGATGTATGACAATGAAGGGCCGAAAAACAGTATGCCGGTCGGGCCGTGCTACGTGGCGGCCTATGCCAAGGAGAACGGATACGGCGATATAGCCTACTACAGCCAGGATGTTTATCATTATCCGGAAGAGCATCTTACGAAGTATCTTGATGACAACCGTTTCGATGTGGTGGGCATCGGTTTTTGCGCCGGCTATTTCCAGCTGAAAAAGATCAAGATGATATGCGACGCCATCCACAAGTCGAAACACAGACCCTTTATAGTGTTGGGCGGTCATGGGCCGAGCCCCGTGCCGGAGTTTTACATTAAATACATGGGCGCGGATGCCACTGTTTCGGGCGACGGAGAGCTGCCGTTCCTGAATCTTGTGAAGGCGCTTGAGAACAAGACTCCTCTTAGCAAGGTAAAAGGGATATCCTACCGGGACGGCGATAAGGTGGTCGTGAACGAACGGGAAGCGGCCATAAAAGACCTGGATAGTCTGCCGTTCCCTCTTTACGAACTCCTGCCTATGGAATATTATCTTGCCGCCAAACTGGCGGGCCAGAGCGCTACAGACCGCATGATATATCTTACGCCAAGCAGGGGATGTACGTATAATTGCAATTTCTGCCAGCGGCTTGAGCCCGGGATCCGCCTCAGGTCTCCCGGCAACATAGTAGAGGAGATAAAAAAATACAAGAAGGACTACAACGCGACGTTTATACATTTTGTAGATGAGCTGTTCATGTTAAGCAAGAAACGTATCTATGACCTTACGGAGGCATTTCTGAAGGCGGACCTTAATATAAAATATTTCTGCACGGGGCGCCTCAACATCGCCGATGAGGAGATACTCGGCATGATGAAACGCTCGGGTTGCGCATATATAGACTACGGCATAGAACAGTTCGATAACGCTGCTCTCGCTGCCATGGATAAGCAGCAGACCGAGGATGATATAATCCGCGGCATAACGGCGACACAGAAGGCCGGCATCAACATCGTATTTAATATAATATTCGGCAATATCGGGGATACGAAAAAAAGCCTTCGTAAGTCGATAGAACTGCTGAAGAAATACAATGATTACGGCCAGGTCAGGGCGATCAGGCCGGTAACGCCGTATCCGGGCTCGCCTCTTTATTATTATGCCATAGATAAGGGGCTTCTTAAGGGGCCGGAGGATTTTTACAGGAAGCATACGAATCTTGAGCTTCCGACGGTGAACTTCACCAGCATACCGGACAAAGAGTTCATAGACCTGATGTTCGAGGCTAATAAGGAAATACTTCACGACCACTACGACCATGTAAGAGATGAGACCATTGAAACTTTCCGGAAGGTCTATTATGAGAAGGACGCGAGTTTCAGGGGGACGAGGCATTAG